Proteins found in one Alicyclobacillus cycloheptanicus genomic segment:
- a CDS encoding SufB/SufD family protein, with protein sequence MAEQTTTVSHFVRDLTQRFSEPDWLKTAREAAWTHFESLPSPRLEKSDLTRRSWEVGTVPSAQHGAVPADVQSLLDAMTGPVVCVVDGSVVRSELPAALTAEGVVFTDLHTALQHHGALVEKYLGSVVAADENKWTALNAALWHGGVFLYVPRNVQVDTAFQFVSIQTEASQGAALPRALVVGEEGSAFSFVEMQLNGETAPAFLHSAVTEIVAAAGANIQVMSVNRLRKGPTHFLTSRAKVGKDAVVNWVFGDVGDGYSVALVESVLEGDGSRSLTQGLGVGFGRQHMDLTASMVHGGRYSESDIRLQGVLRERANSIFRSSTHILRGAVGAGSEQHDRMLMIEGTARADAIPMLLIDENDVQRCGHAASVGKIDAQQIYYLMSRGIPEGEAMRMIIWGYLRPTVEAVSVPHVRAWLEGQIERKLTV encoded by the coding sequence GTGGCAGAACAAACAACAACCGTGTCGCACTTCGTACGCGATCTGACCCAGCGATTTTCTGAGCCTGATTGGCTGAAGACGGCACGTGAAGCAGCATGGACGCATTTTGAAAGTTTGCCTTCTCCGCGGTTGGAGAAAAGTGATTTGACGCGGCGCTCCTGGGAGGTCGGGACCGTCCCGTCGGCACAGCACGGCGCGGTTCCCGCCGATGTGCAATCCTTGTTGGACGCGATGACGGGGCCGGTTGTGTGCGTGGTCGACGGCTCGGTTGTGCGGTCTGAACTGCCTGCGGCGTTGACCGCCGAGGGCGTCGTGTTTACCGACTTGCACACCGCGCTGCAGCATCACGGAGCGCTGGTGGAGAAGTACCTGGGGTCGGTGGTTGCGGCGGACGAGAACAAGTGGACGGCGCTCAATGCGGCCCTGTGGCACGGCGGCGTGTTCCTGTACGTGCCGCGAAACGTGCAAGTCGATACCGCCTTTCAGTTTGTGTCGATTCAAACCGAGGCCAGTCAGGGTGCGGCGCTGCCGCGGGCGCTGGTCGTCGGGGAAGAGGGCAGTGCATTTTCCTTCGTGGAGATGCAGTTGAACGGAGAGACGGCACCTGCGTTTTTGCACAGTGCGGTGACGGAGATTGTCGCGGCAGCGGGTGCCAACATCCAGGTGATGTCGGTCAACCGGCTGCGCAAGGGACCGACCCATTTCCTGACCAGCCGCGCCAAAGTGGGTAAGGATGCGGTCGTGAACTGGGTGTTCGGCGATGTCGGCGACGGGTATTCGGTTGCGCTCGTGGAAAGCGTGCTGGAAGGTGACGGATCACGCTCGTTGACACAGGGGCTTGGCGTCGGCTTTGGCCGTCAGCACATGGACCTGACCGCGAGCATGGTGCACGGAGGACGCTACTCAGAGAGCGACATCCGTCTGCAGGGCGTGTTGCGCGAGCGGGCCAACTCGATTTTCCGCAGCAGCACACACATCCTGCGCGGCGCCGTCGGTGCCGGCAGCGAGCAGCACGACCGGATGCTGATGATTGAAGGGACGGCGCGTGCGGACGCGATCCCCATGCTGCTGATTGACGAGAATGACGTGCAGCGCTGTGGACACGCTGCGAGCGTTGGCAAAATTGACGCCCAACAAATTTACTACCTGATGTCGCGCGGGATTCCAGAAGGGGAAGCGATGCGGATGATCATCTGGGGATACCTGCGGCCGACGGTAGAAGCTGTCTCTGTGCCGCACGTCCGTGCCTGGCTCGAGGGACAAATCGAGAGGAAGTTGACGGTATGA
- a CDS encoding cysteine desulfurase, giving the protein MIGAEIRNDFPILQQEINGHPLVYLDSAATSQKPRPVIEVLKRYYETDNSNVHRGVHTLGSRATEAYELAREKVARFINAPSPEQVIFTRGTTESINMVAYGYARLQLKAGDRIVLTPSEHHSNLIPWQQVAKVTGAQLHYLPLQPDGTIRLEDVREAVTANTKLVAIAQVSNVLGTIHPVKEIAHIAHAAGALVVVDGAQSVPHMPVDVQDLDCDFLAFSGHKMCGPTGIGVLYGKRKWLEQMEPTYFGGEMIDIVELYDSTWKDIPWKFEGGTPIIAGAIGLGAAVDYLTDIGMEAIRDHDRQVVDYALDRLSEVQGLTIYGPPRGGERGGLVTFNLGRVHAHDVSTVLDSEGIAIRAGHHCAQPLMRILGVPSTARASFYLYNTKADVDALVHGLQTAKEFFQHAIG; this is encoded by the coding sequence ATGATTGGGGCAGAGATTCGGAACGACTTTCCGATTTTGCAGCAGGAAATCAACGGGCATCCGCTGGTGTATCTGGACAGCGCGGCGACCTCCCAGAAGCCGCGGCCAGTGATTGAGGTGTTGAAGCGGTATTACGAGACCGACAATTCCAATGTCCACCGCGGCGTCCACACGTTGGGGTCGCGCGCGACGGAGGCCTATGAGCTGGCCCGGGAGAAGGTGGCGCGGTTCATCAACGCCCCCTCGCCGGAGCAGGTGATTTTCACGCGCGGCACAACGGAGTCCATCAACATGGTGGCATACGGTTACGCAAGGCTGCAGCTGAAAGCCGGCGACCGCATTGTGCTGACGCCCAGTGAACACCACAGTAATTTGATTCCCTGGCAGCAGGTTGCGAAAGTCACGGGTGCACAGCTGCACTATCTGCCCTTGCAGCCGGATGGGACGATTCGCCTGGAAGACGTCCGGGAAGCGGTCACGGCGAACACCAAGCTCGTTGCGATTGCGCAGGTGTCGAATGTGCTTGGCACGATTCACCCCGTCAAGGAAATCGCGCACATTGCGCACGCAGCGGGCGCCCTGGTGGTGGTCGATGGGGCGCAGAGCGTGCCGCATATGCCGGTGGACGTACAGGATTTGGACTGCGACTTCCTCGCGTTTTCCGGACACAAGATGTGCGGCCCGACCGGCATCGGCGTGTTGTACGGGAAGCGCAAGTGGCTTGAACAGATGGAGCCGACCTATTTCGGCGGCGAGATGATTGACATCGTCGAACTGTACGATTCAACGTGGAAAGACATCCCGTGGAAATTTGAAGGCGGCACGCCGATCATTGCGGGAGCGATTGGTCTGGGCGCCGCCGTGGATTATCTGACCGACATCGGGATGGAGGCGATTCGCGATCACGACCGTCAAGTGGTCGATTACGCACTGGACCGCCTGAGTGAAGTACAGGGCCTGACGATTTACGGACCGCCGCGCGGCGGGGAGCGGGGCGGTCTGGTCACCTTTAATTTGGGTCGGGTGCATGCACACGATGTATCCACGGTGCTGGATTCGGAAGGCATCGCCATTCGAGCGGGTCATCACTGTGCACAGCCCTTGATGCGGATTTTGGGTGTCCCTTCGACAGCGCGCGCCAGCTTCTACCTGTACAACACAAAGGCTGACGTCGATGCGCTGGTGCACGGGCTGC